The sequence TTTTCGTTTCTGGTAATCACTTCGGGAGCTCCCAAATCCATTAACTTCTTGAGACGATTATTCCGATTAATCACCCGGCGATAAAGATCATTTAAATCAGAAGTAGCGAACCGGCCGCCGTCTAATTGCACCATTGGCCGCAGATCCGGTGGAATCACGGGTAAATTCTTGATCAACATCCATACCGGGGAAATCCCCGCTTGCTGAAAGTCTTTTAATAAACGTAAGCGCTTTTGTAACCGTTTGCGTTTTTGCCCTAAGGCATCGACTAATTCTTGTTTCAATCCTTCTAGTTCGGCTGTTAGATCAATTTTTCCGATTAGGTTATGGACTGCTTCTGCACCGATACCGGCCTTGAATACGGAACCGTATTTCAACATGAGATCACGATATTCCAGCTCAGAAATAATCATCTTTGTTTTCAAACTATTGATCTCATTCGCGGCCGCATTGTAGGCATTCTTTAATTTATCAAGCTTGTCGGCCAGTTCTTTACTGAACCGTTCTCGTTCAGATAAATTAGCCGCCTCTTCCATTTTCTTCTTATAATCATTTTTAAAAGCTTTCGAATGTTGGGCATATTCCCCTGATAATTGATTCAGGGCTTGCTGACGTAAATCTTCTTTTACTTCCGTAATAATATAGGCAGCAAAATAAATAACTTGTTCCAATTTGCGCGCCGGCACATCCAAAGCCAAGCCTAACTTGGATGGCGCACCGCGAAGATACCAAATATGCGACACCGGCACTGCTAAAGTGATATGTCCCATCCGCTCCCGCCGTACGAGTGCCCGCGTCACTTCTACGCCGCATTTATCGCAAATAACCCCTTTGTAGCGAATTTTTTTGTACTTGCCGCAATAACATTCCCAATCTTTAGTCGGACCAAAGATCCGTTCATCAAACAAACCATCCTTTTCTGGTTTCAACGTCCGGTAATTGATCGTTTCCGGCTTAGTCACTTCTCCAAATGACCAATCGAGAATCCGCTCTGGTGATGCCAAAGAAATGCGCATGCTTTCGAATAAATCAGCAATGCTGCGCTTATCAAGAATTTTATCAACAATCTCGGTTGGCATAATTATTTTTTCTTAAATCTTTTAACAACTGGGGCTTCATTCAAAACTTTGCCATCAGCATCTAATAAATCAATATTTAAACAGAGGCCTTGCAATTCCCGAGCGATCACATTGAAAGCTTCCGGAGTTTGCGGCCGTTGAATTTCTTCGCCCTTAATAATTGATTTGTAAGTACTGGAACGGCCTAACACATCGTCTGATTTAATTGTCAGCATTTCTTGTAAAATATGCGCTGCTCCATAACCTTCCAGCGCCCAGACTTCCATTTCTCCGACGCGCTGACCTCCGAGCTGGGCCTTACCTCCCAAAGGCTGCTGAGTTACTAGCGCATAAGGACCAATCGATCGAGCATGGATTTTATCATCCACCATATGGGCTAACTTCAACATATAGATCATTCCGACCATGGTTTTTTGACCAAAAGCTTCGCCGGTCCGGCCGTCGAAAAGTTGCATCTTACCATTTTCCGGCAAATCTGCTTTGATCAGTTCCTCCACAATACCTTCCATATCTACCCCTTCAAATACCGGGTTGCAAGCATTGAAACCTAGTTTGGCCGCTGCCCAACCCAAATGAGTTTCTAGAACCTGGCCCAAATTCATCCGGGAAATAATTCCCAAAGGATTCAAAATAATATCCACCGGAGTACCATCAGCCATAAACGGCATATCAGCATCTGGCAGTACGCGCGAGATAACTCCTTTATTGCCATGACGCCCAGCCAATTTGTCTCCCACGGAAATTTTACGCATTTGAGCGATATAAACATAAATACGCTTAATTACTCCGACTTCTAACTTATCGCCTTTATCACGATCAAAAATTTTGACCGCCACTACCTTGCCATAACCACCATGTGGCAAATTAAGAGAAGTATCTTTAACATCTTTAACCTTTTCACCAAAAATAGCGCGGAGCAGCCGTTCTTCAGCGGTAAGTTCAGTCTCACCTTTGGGTGTAATTTTACCCACTAAAACATCGCCCGCTTTTACCCGCGCTCCGATCCGGACAACGCCGTCTTCATCCAAATCAGCCACAGCATCTTCTCCGACATTAGGAATATCCCGGGTGGTAATTTCTGGTCCCAGTTTAGTTTCCCGCACATCAATTTCTTCTCTTTTAATATGAATAGAAGTAAAAACATCTTCTTTAACTAAACGATCCGATAAAATAATAGCGTCTTCGTAATTAGCACCTCCCCAGGGCATAAAGGCTACCAGTAAGTTGCGTCCTAAGGCCAACTTACCATTGCGAATAGCCGGACCATCGCACAAAGGATCGCCTTTACTCACTTTTTGTCCTGGTTGCACAATCGGAGTCTGATGTAAATTAGTTTCCAAATTAGACCGTTGGAATTTAGTTAATTTGAAAGTATAGGTTTTATTGTCTTTATCACCTATCAAATCGATCCGCTCAGCATCAACATATTGAATAGTACCGCTGACTGGTGCCATAATCACCCAGCCAGAACCTAGGGCAGCTGGACCCTCCATACCTGTACCCACCAAGGGTATCTGAGGATGCACCAAAGGCACTGCCTGGCGTTGCATATTAGCACCCATGAGCGCTCGTCTCGCATCATCATGTTCAATAAATGGAATTAGGGCTGCCGCGATACTTAATGTCTGGCGAGCAGATACATCCGTATAGTCCAAATGACCGACTGAAGTAGTCACGGGTTCACCTCCGCCCCCTTCACGAGCAACCACGTGATCGACAGTAATTACACCAGCTTCATTATGAGGAATGTTCGGCTGAGCAATTAGCATATTTTCTTCGCCATAAGCATCTAGATAATCAACCTTATTTACGATGCGCGCTTTGACTGGGATAGTGGTAATTTCTTTGTAGTGACTCAAAGCTTCAGCTGTGGCTTCATCAATAGTATCTCTGGCATGTACTACCACTTTCGGACTGCCGGGAGCTAAAATATCTTTAAATACAATGTGTCCAACAGGGGACTTACCATCATTAGGCACCTCATGTACGATGTGCCGATAAGGAGTTTCAATAAATCCGTAACTATTTACCTTGGCAAAAGAAGCTAAATAGCCCACTAAACCAATATTCTGGCCTTCCGGGGTTTGGATCGGACAAATGCGGCCATAATGAGAAGCATGCACATCCCGGACTTCGAAACCGGCCCGTTCATGTGACAACCCTCCCGGTCCCATCGCCGACAACCGCCGCTTATTTTCTAATTCCGCTAGGGGATTATGCTGGTCCATAAACTGCGACAATTGAGAGCTACCAAAGAATTCTTGCAAGACAGCCGTGATTGGTCGAGCATTAATCAACTGGGCTGGGGTTACCGTATGAATATCCGAAACGCTCATCCTGTCCTTGATAATTCTCTCTACCCGCATTAATCCCGTCCGAAACTTATGGAGCACTAATTCACCCACTGCCTTAACGCGGCGATTCTTCAAGTTATCGACATCGTCTGGCAATCCTCCCTCGTTATTTAATCGAATGATCTCTTTCGTAATCGCTACCAGATCTTCAAGCGTCAGTACGCGAAATTCTTTAGTGTTCGGTATATTCAAGCCTAACCGTTTATTTATTTTATAACGACCGACGCCAGACAAATCATAGCGGCGGAAATTCATAAACACATTGTGGAAAAGATTGCGGGCATTATCGACTGTCGCTAAATCCCCCGGCCGCATTTTTTTATAAACTTCTAAAATAGCTTGGTCGCTGGATTTGGATGGATCCCGATCAATGGTTGCCTGAATATAATCCAATTTCGGATTAGTGTTGATATCTTTGAAGGCCTCGATGATTTCACTATCGCTACCTAAACCAAAAGCCCGGAGCA is a genomic window of Patescibacteria group bacterium containing:
- a CDS encoding DNA-directed RNA polymerase subunit beta produces the protein MLAKTPSISVIDNAQFVDKWYAPARDLAGLPDLNALQIDSYQWFIKEGLKELFEEVSPVEDLTGKNLELHFVDYYLEEPKVDETTARSSDLTYEASLRVKLRLINKETGEIKEQEVFLGDIPVMTAAGAFIVNGVERVVISQLIRSAGVLFTREEGLNFGQYGVKIIPERGAWLEIETNSKGIMTVKIDRKRKTYLTTLLRAFGLGSDSEIIEAFKDINTNPKLDYIQATIDRDPSKSSDQAILEVYKKMRPGDLATVDNARNLFHNVFMNFRRYDLSGVGRYKINKRLGLNIPNTKEFRVLTLEDLVAITKEIIRLNNEGGLPDDVDNLKNRRVKAVGELVLHKFRTGLMRVERIIKDRMSVSDIHTVTPAQLINARPITAVLQEFFGSSQLSQFMDQHNPLAELENKRRLSAMGPGGLSHERAGFEVRDVHASHYGRICPIQTPEGQNIGLVGYLASFAKVNSYGFIETPYRHIVHEVPNDGKSPVGHIVFKDILAPGSPKVVVHARDTIDEATAEALSHYKEITTIPVKARIVNKVDYLDAYGEENMLIAQPNIPHNEAGVITVDHVVAREGGGGEPVTTSVGHLDYTDVSARQTLSIAAALIPFIEHDDARRALMGANMQRQAVPLVHPQIPLVGTGMEGPAALGSGWVIMAPVSGTIQYVDAERIDLIGDKDNKTYTFKLTKFQRSNLETNLHQTPIVQPGQKVSKGDPLCDGPAIRNGKLALGRNLLVAFMPWGGANYEDAIILSDRLVKEDVFTSIHIKREEIDVRETKLGPEITTRDIPNVGEDAVADLDEDGVVRIGARVKAGDVLVGKITPKGETELTAEERLLRAIFGEKVKDVKDTSLNLPHGGYGKVVAVKIFDRDKGDKLEVGVIKRIYVYIAQMRKISVGDKLAGRHGNKGVISRVLPDADMPFMADGTPVDIILNPLGIISRMNLGQVLETHLGWAAAKLGFNACNPVFEGVDMEGIVEELIKADLPENGKMQLFDGRTGEAFGQKTMVGMIYMLKLAHMVDDKIHARSIGPYALVTQQPLGGKAQLGGQRVGEMEVWALEGYGAAHILQEMLTIKSDDVLGRSSTYKSIIKGEEIQRPQTPEAFNVIARELQGLCLNIDLLDADGKVLNEAPVVKRFKKK